The sequence GGGCATTCCGCCTGGGCAGCCATTTTGAGCGAAAGCTCGGCGGCCCTATCAGCATTCAAGACATCTTCGAAGAACACCAGAAGAGATAAAAAAACAGGTAGTGGGTCCGTTTGCTTGTTTTTCTTGTCATTCCGAGCGCCGGAGGCGGGCCCCCCGGTGGGGGGCCTCCCGGTGGGGGGCCTCCCGCGAATCGGAGATTCACCGGGGTGCCCGGCGCGAGGAATCTGCTTTTCCACAGCAGATTCCTCAGTCGCTGCGGGCCCCACCCTGCGCTTATTCGGAATGACACCACGGGTCCGTTGTGCAAACGGACCCATTACCAAAAAAAACGCGCTGCTACCGTACGGTTTTCACCTTCCCCAGAAGTCCCGCGCGCTTGAGATCGCCGCGGAGCTCCGCGCGCTCATCCTCGGTGATGGGCACCACCGGGGGCCGGACCGGGCCGCCCGCCATCCCGATCATCTCCATCCACGCCTTCAAGGCGCCGATCGGCATCCGCCCCTCGGCCCAGGGGGTGAGAATCCACTTCGCGTTCGCCCGGCGGAGGGGATTCAGCGCGGCGGAAAGCGCCCCCGCCTTTTTCACCTCCCCCGCGAGCGCGAGCGCGGTGTACTCCTTCAGCGGCAGCCAGCCCGGCACCTGGTACATGTGCGGGGTGTAGGTGAGCAGCCACCTGTGGCCGAGCTGGGTCATGTTGTGGAACCAGACGGTCTCATCCGCCACGCTGATGGGAATCTGATCGCCCACCTCCGCCTCGAGGTGCACGGTGTGGTTGGGGTTGAGGTCTGCCTGCTTCATCCCGCAGACGTTGGGAATCTTGACCAGCTCCTTCGCCAGATGGGGCCGGAGGGGATGGGCCACGCCCGGGGAGTTGAAGAGCACGATGCCGATCTCGACCCTCTCGGCGATGTAGCGGAAAAACTCGAGCACCGCCGCGTCCGATTTCGCCGCGACGTAGGGCGTCAGGATGATCGCGAAGTCGCAGCCGATCTCCTGGGCGTGGAGCGTCAACTCGAGCACTCCCTTGACGGACTGATGGTGCGTCCCCGCCATGACGGGCACCCGGCCCGCCGTCCCCTCGAACATGGCCGCCTGCGCGCGCTTCCGCTCCTCGAGGGTGAGCGCCCAGAACTCGGCCACGTTTCCGGCCCAGTAGTGGCCGTCCACCTGCTGCTGCTCGATGATGAAATCCACGTTCCGGCGGAGGGCGTCCTCATCGAGGGCGTCATCCTCGGTGAAATGACAGGGAAGCGAGGTCCAGATCCCCCGCAGGGTCTCGCGGGCGTACTCCTTCGCCTCGTTTTTCTTGTACTTCAAAGCGGCTCCCTTCCCTTTTCGCGGACAGACCCCGCCATGATAACAGGCGGGCGACTCGACCCCTACGGCCTTGCCCCGGCCTTCTCCAGAATCCGCACCATCTCGCCGTAACCTCTTTGCCGGGCAAGCGTGAGGGGCCGGACGCCCCGCCCGTCGGCGAGGTTCACGTTCGCCCCCGCCTCGACCAGCGCCCGGAGGGTCGCCACGTGGCGCGGGCCGCCGTCCCCTAGGACGATGGATTCGATGAGCGCTGTCCAGCCGAGGTTGTTCACGTGATCGAGGGGGGCTTTCCCTTTGATGAGGGCTTGCACGATTTCCGCGTGGCCGAGGTGGGCCGCCGCGATGAGGGCGGTGCCGTCATAGGGACTCGTGATGAGGCCGGTGTTCGCCCCCGCGGCGATGGCAATCCGCAGCATCTTCAGATCGTTCGCGACGGCGGCGATAGTGATCACGTCGTAGCGCGCCTGATCGCGGGCGTTGAGATCGGCGCCGGACTCGATGAGAGAGCGCGCCGCCGCATGATGCCCCCCGTAGGCCGCGACCATGAGCGGGGTGCGCCCGTGCCCGTCCCTTGCGTTGAGGTTCGCGCCCCCCTTGGCGAGGCGCCCAATCTCCGCCGCATCCCCCTTCGCCGCCGCCGCGTGCAGCCCCCGGTAGGCGGCCACCTCCTCTTGAGAGGGCGCCGTCTGGGCGAGGGCAGGGGATGCGAAGAAAGCGGAAAATGCGAGGAGGAGCGCTCCGGTTCCTTTTGCAGAAAGATGCATCCGACCATTCCTTCCAGTTGAAATACGGCGGCAACGAAAGCATATCAAATCCCCGCCCTGCCGATGGTTCGAAATCCCCTTTGTTTCCCAATCATCACTGCGGCACAAGATTTGCTTCTTATTTCAGCGAAGATGATGGGGGGAACCGCCTCCGGCCCTTCGCCGCCGGAAAGAACGCCCAAACATGCACCAGGACAACGGGAACGACATGAATGAAAAAAACTGGACCGTCCTCGTGGACGCGGAGAGCGGCCTCTATAACCGACTGTATCTCGTGCACTTTTTGAGCGAGGCGCACGCCCGGGCAGTGCGCTACGGGGGGGAGATCGCCTGCGTTCTCTTCCGCGCCGCCTGGTGGCAGGGGGTGGAAACCCTCGATGCCCCCGGCAAGGTGCCGGCGGAAGCCCTGCGGAAACTGGGGAAATTTCTGCTCCTCGGGGTCCGGGAGGGGGACATCCTGGGCCGCTGGTCGGCGGTGGATTTCCTCCTCGCCGCCCCGAGCACCTCGCGCGCGGGGGCGGAGGTCTGCATGAAAAATATCCTCTCCCGCCTGGAGAATC is a genomic window of bacterium containing:
- a CDS encoding dihydrodipicolinate synthase family protein; protein product: MKYKKNEAKEYARETLRGIWTSLPCHFTEDDALDEDALRRNVDFIIEQQQVDGHYWAGNVAEFWALTLEERKRAQAAMFEGTAGRVPVMAGTHHQSVKGVLELTLHAQEIGCDFAIILTPYVAAKSDAAVLEFFRYIAERVEIGIVLFNSPGVAHPLRPHLAKELVKIPNVCGMKQADLNPNHTVHLEAEVGDQIPISVADETVWFHNMTQLGHRWLLTYTPHMYQVPGWLPLKEYTALALAGEVKKAGALSAALNPLRRANAKWILTPWAEGRMPIGALKAWMEMIGMAGGPVRPPVVPITEDERAELRGDLKRAGLLGKVKTVR
- a CDS encoding ankyrin repeat domain-containing protein; translated protein: MHLSAKGTGALLLAFSAFFASPALAQTAPSQEEVAAYRGLHAAAAKGDAAEIGRLAKGGANLNARDGHGRTPLMVAAYGGHHAAARSLIESGADLNARDQARYDVITIAAVANDLKMLRIAIAAGANTGLITSPYDGTALIAAAHLGHAEIVQALIKGKAPLDHVNNLGWTALIESIVLGDGGPRHVATLRALVEAGANVNLADGRGVRPLTLARQRGYGEMVRILEKAGARP
- a CDS encoding diguanylate cyclase — its product is MHQDNGNDMNEKNWTVLVDAESGLYNRLYLVHFLSEAHARAVRYGGEIACVLFRAAWWQGVETLDAPGKVPAEALRKLGKFLLLGVREGDILGRWSAVDFLLAAPSTSRAGAEVCMKNILSRLENLRFEGHPGLSVTVRAAPAGLPEDSGRIRYPEDMPLLAEARLRDRHTDTRKSDK